One Danio aesculapii chromosome 11, fDanAes4.1, whole genome shotgun sequence genomic region harbors:
- the itih3b.2 gene encoding inter-alpha-trypsin inhibitor heavy chain H3 isoform X1 translates to MMDRVAFRLILFGVFLISATSAPVEKKQNVDIYSFYINSTVSSRYAITIITSRVANKLSEPQEIQFEVKIPKNAFISKFRMTIEGKTYDGVVKKKEQAQEQYNKAVSRGESAGLIKSVGRTLEDFKTSVTVAANSKVTFELTYEELLKRRLGKYELLINAQPMQPVRDFKIDVHIQENPGISFLEVKGDLNTGDLASAVKTTRADKDAWVTFYPTEDQQTKCANCAENGLNGDLIITYDVNRGNPKGEVQISNGYFVHYFAPSDVPRIPKNVVFIIDRSGSMHGRKMHQTRLALLKILSDLDEDDHFGLITFDSEIDFWKRELLQATKANLENAKSFVKKIQDRGATNINAAVLAGVDMINRNPRKGTASILILLTDGDPTSGETNIEKIMANVKEAIGSKFPLYCLGFGYDVNFDFLTKMSLENSGVARRIYEDSDADLQLQGFYDEVAVPLLTDIQLKYPGGTNLTKSSFGLYFNGSEIVVSGQITDNNVESFTTEVIAVSKANNVMYQDTVVMKDASDVKPENEDFLQRLWAYLTVKQLLERQVLLKGQEQEDEKKEALKLSLTYQFVTPLTSMVVTKPQEGEVDVADKPKEGGESPRHPTTRHRLVPYGPSGTPGFSHYHFFSNSQPGMSGQPGLPGPPGPPGPPAPPGAGRLGGSYLRHFHQASIVPDDTFSFLAFDYDDFVGTNDQVMRSAVVLPTHMPRRTLPKATSLADIVPVHNRFLLPAVGQSKPLCFDIPVPNKLKLLEDSASEFSMNGESTHSHNGFHRIALHYKSNYELVIDKRSIKYSDGQNNSEFLWDQGPTQHSIEGASMILRNNELDITVGIIRIVVLLHKINGQVFLWPAVRQQPKDIVLAGILGKSDASYDEIQGSHPPTLKINDKEVKAYLEDVKDYRLPSVPVIRCWLVSFEAVMEGDVSDFTVTKL, encoded by the exons ATGATGGATCGAGTTGCTTTCAGACTGATTCTCTTTGGTGTTTTTCTCATCTCAGCTACTTCAGCTCCTGTTGAGAAG AAACAAAATGTGGATATTTACAGTTTCTATATTAACTCCACGGTGTCCAGTCGCTACGCCATAACAATCATCACAAGTCGTGTGGCAAATAAACTGAGTGAACCTCAAGAGATCCAGTTTGAGGTCAAGATTCCCAAGAATGCCTTCATCAGCAAGTTCAGAAT GACCATAGAGGGGAAGACATATGATGGAGTTGTGAAGAAAAAAGAGCAAGCTCAGGAGCAGTACAATAAAGCAGTGTCTCGAGGAGAAAGTGCTGGATTGATCAA ATCTGTTGGACGGACTTTAGAGGACTTTAAAACATCAGTGACAGTGGCTGCAAACAGTAAAGTAACCTTTGAGTTGACCTACGAGGAACTTTTAAAGCGCCGTCTTGGCAAATATGAGCTGCTCATCAACGCCCAACCAATGCAGCCAGTGAGGGACTTCAAg ATAGACGTGCACATTCAAGAGAATCCAGGAATTTCCTTCTTGGAGGTGAAAGGAGATCTGAACACCGGAGATCTGGCCAGCGCTGTCAAAACCACCAGAGCAGATAAAGAT gcgTGGGTGACCTTCTACCCCACTGAAGACCAACAGACCAAGTGTGCAAACTGTGCCGAAAATGGGCTGAATGGAGATTTGATTATAACATATGACGTCAACAGAGGAAATCCTAAAGGAGAAGTCCAG ATATCGAATGGCTACTTCGTCCACTACTTTGCACCTTCTGATGTTCCACGTATTCCCAAAAATGTGGTGTTTATCATTGACCGGAGTGGCTCAATGCACGGCAGAAAAATGCATCAG ACTCGTTTGGCGCTGTTGAAGATTTTGAGCGATCTAGATGAGGATGACCACTTTGGATTGATCACCTTTGACAGTGAAATTGACTTTTGGAAACGGGAACTCCTTCAAGCTACCAAGGCAAACCTGGAGAATGCAAAATCTTTTGTGAAAAAGATCCAAGATAGAGGAG CCACAAACATAAATGCTGCTGTTTTAGCAGGAGTGGACATGATCAATCGAAACCCACGAAAGGGAACAGCCTCCATCCTGATCCTGTTGACTGATGGAGATCCCACTTCAG GTGAAACCAACATAGAGAAGATAATGGCTAATGTGAAGGAGGCAATTGGGTCAAAGTTTCCCCTCTATTGTCTTGGTTTTGGATACGATGTTAATTTTGACTTCCTGACAAAGATGTCACTGGAAAATAGTGGAGTTGCTCGCAGGATTTATGAGGATTCAGATGCTGATCTACAGCTTCAG ggCTTCTATGATGAAGTTGCCGTCCCTCTCCTCACTGATATTCAGCTTAAATACCCAGGAGGGACAAACCTTACCAAGTCCAGCTTTGGCCTGTACTTCAACGGCTCTGAGATTGTGGTGTCAGGACAAATTACAGACAACAATGTGGAGAGTTTCACAACTGAAGTCATCGCAGTTTCA AAAGCCAATAATGTAATGTATCAAGACACTGTGGTGATGAAAGACGCCAGTGACGTCAAACCAGAGAATGAAGATTTCTTGCAGCGACTCTGGGCCTACCTTACAGTGAAGCAGCTCCTGGAAAGACA GGTGCTTCTCAAAGGACAAGAGCAAGAGGATGAAAAGAAAGAAGCTCTTAAACTCTCTCTGACATACCAGTTTGTCACTCCTCTTACCTCTATGGTTGTTACTAAGCCACAGGAAGGTGAAGTGGATGTTGCAGACAAACCCAAAGAGGGTGGAGAATCGCCCAGACATCCAA CAACTCGTCACCGTCTGGTACCTTATGGTCCAAGTGGAA CACCGGGATTTAGTCACTACCACTTTTTCTCTAATTCTCAACCTGGTATGTCTGGTCAACCTGGTCTGCCTGGTCCACCCGGTCCACCTGGTCCACCAGCTCCACCTGGTGCAGGACGTCTTG GTGGATCATATCTCAGGCATTTCCATCAAG CTTCTATTGTTCCTGATG ACACTTTTTCTTTTCTAGCTTTTGACTATGATG ATTTTGTTGGGACCAATG ACCAGGTAATGAGATCTGCTG TGGTATTGCCCACACATATGCCAAGGAGAACTTTGCCAAAGGCTACAAGTCTTGCTGATATTGTGCCAG TTCATAATCGGTTCCTACTTCCTGCTGTTGGTCAGTCTAAGCCGCTTTGTTTTGACATTCCTGTTCCAAACAAACTCAAACTCTTAGAGGATTCAGCTTCAG AGTTCTCTATGAATGGAGAATCCACACATAGCCACAATGGATTCCATAGGATCGCTTTACATTACAAATCAAACTATGAGCTGGTAATAGACAAAAGGTCTATTAAATATAGCGACGGCCAGAATAATTCTGAGTTCTTATGGGACCAGGGACCGACCCAACACAGCATAGAAGG TGCGTCTATGATTCTCCGGAACAATGAGCTGGACATTACCGTAGGAATTATCCGTATTGTGGTTCTTCTTCACAAGATAAATGGTCAGGTGTTTCTGTGGCCTGCTGTTCGGCAACAACCAAAAGACATCGTTTTGGCAGGCATTTTAG GGAAATCTGATGCTTCATATGATGAGATTCAAGGATCACACCCGCCGACTCTGAAGATAAATGACAAGGAAGTGAAGGCATACTT GGAGGATGTCAAAGACTACAGGCTTCCTTCAGTTCCGGTTATCAGATGTTGGCTGGTCTCATTTGAGGCTGTGATGGAGGGGGATGTTTCTGATTTCACTGTCACTAAGCTGTAG
- the itih3b.2 gene encoding inter-alpha-trypsin inhibitor heavy chain H3 isoform X2, translating into MMDRVAFRLILFGVFLISATSAPVEKKQNVDIYSFYINSTVSSRYAITIITSRVANKLSEPQEIQFEVKIPKNAFISKFRMTIEGKTYDGVVKKKEQAQEQYNKAVSRGESAGLIKSVGRTLEDFKTSVTVAANSKVTFELTYEELLKRRLGKYELLINAQPMQPVRDFKIDVHIQENPGISFLEVKGDLNTGDLASAVKTTRADKDAWVTFYPTEDQQTKCANCAENGLNGDLIITYDVNRGNPKGEVQISNGYFVHYFAPSDVPRIPKNVVFIIDRSGSMHGRKMHQTRLALLKILSDLDEDDHFGLITFDSEIDFWKRELLQATKANLENAKSFVKKIQDRGATNINAAVLAGVDMINRNPRKGTASILILLTDGDPTSGETNIEKIMANVKEAIGSKFPLYCLGFGYDVNFDFLTKMSLENSGVARRIYEDSDADLQLQGFYDEVAVPLLTDIQLKYPGGTNLTKSSFGLYFNGSEIVVSGQITDNNVESFTTEVIAVSKANNVMYQDTVVMKDASDVKPENEDFLQRLWAYLTVKQLLERQVLLKGQEQEDEKKEALKLSLTYQFVTPLTSMVVTKPQEGEVDVADKPKEGGESPRHPTTRHRLVPYGPSGTPGFSHYHFFSNSQPGMSGQPGLPGPPGPPGPPAPPGAGRLGGSYLRHFHQASIVPDAFDYDDFVGTNDQVMRSAVVLPTHMPRRTLPKATSLADIVPVHNRFLLPAVGQSKPLCFDIPVPNKLKLLEDSASEFSMNGESTHSHNGFHRIALHYKSNYELVIDKRSIKYSDGQNNSEFLWDQGPTQHSIEGASMILRNNELDITVGIIRIVVLLHKINGQVFLWPAVRQQPKDIVLAGILGKSDASYDEIQGSHPPTLKINDKEVKAYLEDVKDYRLPSVPVIRCWLVSFEAVMEGDVSDFTVTKL; encoded by the exons ATGATGGATCGAGTTGCTTTCAGACTGATTCTCTTTGGTGTTTTTCTCATCTCAGCTACTTCAGCTCCTGTTGAGAAG AAACAAAATGTGGATATTTACAGTTTCTATATTAACTCCACGGTGTCCAGTCGCTACGCCATAACAATCATCACAAGTCGTGTGGCAAATAAACTGAGTGAACCTCAAGAGATCCAGTTTGAGGTCAAGATTCCCAAGAATGCCTTCATCAGCAAGTTCAGAAT GACCATAGAGGGGAAGACATATGATGGAGTTGTGAAGAAAAAAGAGCAAGCTCAGGAGCAGTACAATAAAGCAGTGTCTCGAGGAGAAAGTGCTGGATTGATCAA ATCTGTTGGACGGACTTTAGAGGACTTTAAAACATCAGTGACAGTGGCTGCAAACAGTAAAGTAACCTTTGAGTTGACCTACGAGGAACTTTTAAAGCGCCGTCTTGGCAAATATGAGCTGCTCATCAACGCCCAACCAATGCAGCCAGTGAGGGACTTCAAg ATAGACGTGCACATTCAAGAGAATCCAGGAATTTCCTTCTTGGAGGTGAAAGGAGATCTGAACACCGGAGATCTGGCCAGCGCTGTCAAAACCACCAGAGCAGATAAAGAT gcgTGGGTGACCTTCTACCCCACTGAAGACCAACAGACCAAGTGTGCAAACTGTGCCGAAAATGGGCTGAATGGAGATTTGATTATAACATATGACGTCAACAGAGGAAATCCTAAAGGAGAAGTCCAG ATATCGAATGGCTACTTCGTCCACTACTTTGCACCTTCTGATGTTCCACGTATTCCCAAAAATGTGGTGTTTATCATTGACCGGAGTGGCTCAATGCACGGCAGAAAAATGCATCAG ACTCGTTTGGCGCTGTTGAAGATTTTGAGCGATCTAGATGAGGATGACCACTTTGGATTGATCACCTTTGACAGTGAAATTGACTTTTGGAAACGGGAACTCCTTCAAGCTACCAAGGCAAACCTGGAGAATGCAAAATCTTTTGTGAAAAAGATCCAAGATAGAGGAG CCACAAACATAAATGCTGCTGTTTTAGCAGGAGTGGACATGATCAATCGAAACCCACGAAAGGGAACAGCCTCCATCCTGATCCTGTTGACTGATGGAGATCCCACTTCAG GTGAAACCAACATAGAGAAGATAATGGCTAATGTGAAGGAGGCAATTGGGTCAAAGTTTCCCCTCTATTGTCTTGGTTTTGGATACGATGTTAATTTTGACTTCCTGACAAAGATGTCACTGGAAAATAGTGGAGTTGCTCGCAGGATTTATGAGGATTCAGATGCTGATCTACAGCTTCAG ggCTTCTATGATGAAGTTGCCGTCCCTCTCCTCACTGATATTCAGCTTAAATACCCAGGAGGGACAAACCTTACCAAGTCCAGCTTTGGCCTGTACTTCAACGGCTCTGAGATTGTGGTGTCAGGACAAATTACAGACAACAATGTGGAGAGTTTCACAACTGAAGTCATCGCAGTTTCA AAAGCCAATAATGTAATGTATCAAGACACTGTGGTGATGAAAGACGCCAGTGACGTCAAACCAGAGAATGAAGATTTCTTGCAGCGACTCTGGGCCTACCTTACAGTGAAGCAGCTCCTGGAAAGACA GGTGCTTCTCAAAGGACAAGAGCAAGAGGATGAAAAGAAAGAAGCTCTTAAACTCTCTCTGACATACCAGTTTGTCACTCCTCTTACCTCTATGGTTGTTACTAAGCCACAGGAAGGTGAAGTGGATGTTGCAGACAAACCCAAAGAGGGTGGAGAATCGCCCAGACATCCAA CAACTCGTCACCGTCTGGTACCTTATGGTCCAAGTGGAA CACCGGGATTTAGTCACTACCACTTTTTCTCTAATTCTCAACCTGGTATGTCTGGTCAACCTGGTCTGCCTGGTCCACCCGGTCCACCTGGTCCACCAGCTCCACCTGGTGCAGGACGTCTTG GTGGATCATATCTCAGGCATTTCCATCAAG CTTCTATTGTTCCTGATG CTTTTGACTATGATG ATTTTGTTGGGACCAATG ACCAGGTAATGAGATCTGCTG TGGTATTGCCCACACATATGCCAAGGAGAACTTTGCCAAAGGCTACAAGTCTTGCTGATATTGTGCCAG TTCATAATCGGTTCCTACTTCCTGCTGTTGGTCAGTCTAAGCCGCTTTGTTTTGACATTCCTGTTCCAAACAAACTCAAACTCTTAGAGGATTCAGCTTCAG AGTTCTCTATGAATGGAGAATCCACACATAGCCACAATGGATTCCATAGGATCGCTTTACATTACAAATCAAACTATGAGCTGGTAATAGACAAAAGGTCTATTAAATATAGCGACGGCCAGAATAATTCTGAGTTCTTATGGGACCAGGGACCGACCCAACACAGCATAGAAGG TGCGTCTATGATTCTCCGGAACAATGAGCTGGACATTACCGTAGGAATTATCCGTATTGTGGTTCTTCTTCACAAGATAAATGGTCAGGTGTTTCTGTGGCCTGCTGTTCGGCAACAACCAAAAGACATCGTTTTGGCAGGCATTTTAG GGAAATCTGATGCTTCATATGATGAGATTCAAGGATCACACCCGCCGACTCTGAAGATAAATGACAAGGAAGTGAAGGCATACTT GGAGGATGTCAAAGACTACAGGCTTCCTTCAGTTCCGGTTATCAGATGTTGGCTGGTCTCATTTGAGGCTGTGATGGAGGGGGATGTTTCTGATTTCACTGTCACTAAGCTGTAG
- the itih3b.2 gene encoding inter-alpha-trypsin inhibitor heavy chain H3 isoform X3: MMDRVAFRLILFGVFLISATSAPVEKKQNVDIYSFYINSTVSSRYAITIITSRVANKLSEPQEIQFEVKIPKNAFISKFRMTIEGKTYDGVVKKKEQAQEQYNKAVSRGESAGLIKSVGRTLEDFKTSVTVAANSKVTFELTYEELLKRRLGKYELLINAQPMQPVRDFKIDVHIQENPGISFLEVKGDLNTGDLASAVKTTRADKDAWVTFYPTEDQQTKCANCAENGLNGDLIITYDVNRGNPKGEVQISNGYFVHYFAPSDVPRIPKNVVFIIDRSGSMHGRKMHQTRLALLKILSDLDEDDHFGLITFDSEIDFWKRELLQATKANLENAKSFVKKIQDRGATNINAAVLAGVDMINRNPRKGTASILILLTDGDPTSGETNIEKIMANVKEAIGSKFPLYCLGFGYDVNFDFLTKMSLENSGVARRIYEDSDADLQLQGFYDEVAVPLLTDIQLKYPGGTNLTKSSFGLYFNGSEIVVSGQITDNNVESFTTEVIAVSKANNVMYQDTVVMKDASDVKPENEDFLQRLWAYLTVKQLLERQVLLKGQEQEDEKKEALKLSLTYQFVTPLTSMVVTKPQEGEVDVADKPKEGGESPRHPTTRHRLVPYGPSGTPGFSHYHFFSNSQPGMSGQPGLPGPPGPPGPPAPPGAGRLGGSYLRHFHQASIVPDDTFSFLAFDYDDQVMRSAVVLPTHMPRRTLPKATSLADIVPVHNRFLLPAVGQSKPLCFDIPVPNKLKLLEDSASEFSMNGESTHSHNGFHRIALHYKSNYELVIDKRSIKYSDGQNNSEFLWDQGPTQHSIEGASMILRNNELDITVGIIRIVVLLHKINGQVFLWPAVRQQPKDIVLAGILGKSDASYDEIQGSHPPTLKINDKEVKAYLEDVKDYRLPSVPVIRCWLVSFEAVMEGDVSDFTVTKL, translated from the exons ATGATGGATCGAGTTGCTTTCAGACTGATTCTCTTTGGTGTTTTTCTCATCTCAGCTACTTCAGCTCCTGTTGAGAAG AAACAAAATGTGGATATTTACAGTTTCTATATTAACTCCACGGTGTCCAGTCGCTACGCCATAACAATCATCACAAGTCGTGTGGCAAATAAACTGAGTGAACCTCAAGAGATCCAGTTTGAGGTCAAGATTCCCAAGAATGCCTTCATCAGCAAGTTCAGAAT GACCATAGAGGGGAAGACATATGATGGAGTTGTGAAGAAAAAAGAGCAAGCTCAGGAGCAGTACAATAAAGCAGTGTCTCGAGGAGAAAGTGCTGGATTGATCAA ATCTGTTGGACGGACTTTAGAGGACTTTAAAACATCAGTGACAGTGGCTGCAAACAGTAAAGTAACCTTTGAGTTGACCTACGAGGAACTTTTAAAGCGCCGTCTTGGCAAATATGAGCTGCTCATCAACGCCCAACCAATGCAGCCAGTGAGGGACTTCAAg ATAGACGTGCACATTCAAGAGAATCCAGGAATTTCCTTCTTGGAGGTGAAAGGAGATCTGAACACCGGAGATCTGGCCAGCGCTGTCAAAACCACCAGAGCAGATAAAGAT gcgTGGGTGACCTTCTACCCCACTGAAGACCAACAGACCAAGTGTGCAAACTGTGCCGAAAATGGGCTGAATGGAGATTTGATTATAACATATGACGTCAACAGAGGAAATCCTAAAGGAGAAGTCCAG ATATCGAATGGCTACTTCGTCCACTACTTTGCACCTTCTGATGTTCCACGTATTCCCAAAAATGTGGTGTTTATCATTGACCGGAGTGGCTCAATGCACGGCAGAAAAATGCATCAG ACTCGTTTGGCGCTGTTGAAGATTTTGAGCGATCTAGATGAGGATGACCACTTTGGATTGATCACCTTTGACAGTGAAATTGACTTTTGGAAACGGGAACTCCTTCAAGCTACCAAGGCAAACCTGGAGAATGCAAAATCTTTTGTGAAAAAGATCCAAGATAGAGGAG CCACAAACATAAATGCTGCTGTTTTAGCAGGAGTGGACATGATCAATCGAAACCCACGAAAGGGAACAGCCTCCATCCTGATCCTGTTGACTGATGGAGATCCCACTTCAG GTGAAACCAACATAGAGAAGATAATGGCTAATGTGAAGGAGGCAATTGGGTCAAAGTTTCCCCTCTATTGTCTTGGTTTTGGATACGATGTTAATTTTGACTTCCTGACAAAGATGTCACTGGAAAATAGTGGAGTTGCTCGCAGGATTTATGAGGATTCAGATGCTGATCTACAGCTTCAG ggCTTCTATGATGAAGTTGCCGTCCCTCTCCTCACTGATATTCAGCTTAAATACCCAGGAGGGACAAACCTTACCAAGTCCAGCTTTGGCCTGTACTTCAACGGCTCTGAGATTGTGGTGTCAGGACAAATTACAGACAACAATGTGGAGAGTTTCACAACTGAAGTCATCGCAGTTTCA AAAGCCAATAATGTAATGTATCAAGACACTGTGGTGATGAAAGACGCCAGTGACGTCAAACCAGAGAATGAAGATTTCTTGCAGCGACTCTGGGCCTACCTTACAGTGAAGCAGCTCCTGGAAAGACA GGTGCTTCTCAAAGGACAAGAGCAAGAGGATGAAAAGAAAGAAGCTCTTAAACTCTCTCTGACATACCAGTTTGTCACTCCTCTTACCTCTATGGTTGTTACTAAGCCACAGGAAGGTGAAGTGGATGTTGCAGACAAACCCAAAGAGGGTGGAGAATCGCCCAGACATCCAA CAACTCGTCACCGTCTGGTACCTTATGGTCCAAGTGGAA CACCGGGATTTAGTCACTACCACTTTTTCTCTAATTCTCAACCTGGTATGTCTGGTCAACCTGGTCTGCCTGGTCCACCCGGTCCACCTGGTCCACCAGCTCCACCTGGTGCAGGACGTCTTG GTGGATCATATCTCAGGCATTTCCATCAAG CTTCTATTGTTCCTGATG ACACTTTTTCTTTTCTAGCTTTTGACTATGATG ACCAGGTAATGAGATCTGCTG TGGTATTGCCCACACATATGCCAAGGAGAACTTTGCCAAAGGCTACAAGTCTTGCTGATATTGTGCCAG TTCATAATCGGTTCCTACTTCCTGCTGTTGGTCAGTCTAAGCCGCTTTGTTTTGACATTCCTGTTCCAAACAAACTCAAACTCTTAGAGGATTCAGCTTCAG AGTTCTCTATGAATGGAGAATCCACACATAGCCACAATGGATTCCATAGGATCGCTTTACATTACAAATCAAACTATGAGCTGGTAATAGACAAAAGGTCTATTAAATATAGCGACGGCCAGAATAATTCTGAGTTCTTATGGGACCAGGGACCGACCCAACACAGCATAGAAGG TGCGTCTATGATTCTCCGGAACAATGAGCTGGACATTACCGTAGGAATTATCCGTATTGTGGTTCTTCTTCACAAGATAAATGGTCAGGTGTTTCTGTGGCCTGCTGTTCGGCAACAACCAAAAGACATCGTTTTGGCAGGCATTTTAG GGAAATCTGATGCTTCATATGATGAGATTCAAGGATCACACCCGCCGACTCTGAAGATAAATGACAAGGAAGTGAAGGCATACTT GGAGGATGTCAAAGACTACAGGCTTCCTTCAGTTCCGGTTATCAGATGTTGGCTGGTCTCATTTGAGGCTGTGATGGAGGGGGATGTTTCTGATTTCACTGTCACTAAGCTGTAG